A genome region from bacterium SCSIO 12844 includes the following:
- a CDS encoding VCBS domain-containing protein, which yields MTEDAAATLTTSGTLTISDTDTGEAVFNAETISGTYGDLTIEADGDWSYSADNSQSAFRL from the coding sequence GTGACTGAAGATGCAGCGGCTACTTTAACCACTTCTGGTACATTAACGATTTCTGATACCGATACAGGTGAAGCTGTCTTTAATGCTGAAACCATCTCTGGTACTTATGGTGACTTAACCATCGAAGCGGATGGTGACTGGTCTTATTCTGCTGATAACTCTCAATCTGCATTCAGGCTTTAG
- a CDS encoding VCBS domain-containing protein, producing the protein MCIQALGDGDTLTDTITVTSDDGTTQDITITITGTNDDPTIGGDTQAL; encoded by the coding sequence ATCTGCATTCAGGCTTTAGGTGACGGCGATACCCTTACTGATACAATTACTGTAACTTCAGATGATGGTACAACCCAAGATATTACCATTACCATTACAGGTACTAATGATGATCCTACCATTGGTGGCGATACTCAGGCTCTGTAA
- a CDS encoding VCBS domain-containing protein, with product MSGTYGDLTIEADGDWSYSADNSQSAIQALGDGDTLTDTITVTSDDGTTQDITITITGTNDDPTIWW from the coding sequence ATCTCTGGTACTTATGGTGACTTAACCATCGAAGCGGATGGTGACTGGTCTTATTCTGCTGATAACTCTCAATCTGCGATTCAGGCTTTAGGTGACGGCGATACCCTTACTGATACAATTACTGTAACTTCAGATGATGGTACAACCCAAGATATTACCATTACCATTACAGGTACTAATGATGATCCTACCATTTGGTGGTGA
- a CDS encoding VCBS domain-containing protein has protein sequence MILPFGGDTTGSVTEDAAATLTTSGTLTISDTDTGEAVFNAETISGTYGDLTSKRMVTGLILLITLNLPFRL, from the coding sequence ATGATCCTACCATTTGGTGGTGATACAACTGGCTCTGTAACTGAAGATGCAGCGGCTACTTTAACCACTTCTGGTACATTAACGATTTCTGATACCGATACAGGTGAAGCCGTCTTTAATGCTGAAACCATCTCTGGTACTTATGGTGACTTAACATCGAAGCGGATGGTGACTGGTCTTATTCTGCTGATAACTCTCAATCTGCCATTCAGGCTTTAG
- a CDS encoding VCBS domain-containing protein — translation MEADGDWSYSADNSQSAIQALGDGDTLTDTITVTSDDGTTKILPLPLQVLMMILPLWRHNWWRN, via the coding sequence ATCGAAGCGGATGGTGACTGGTCTTATTCTGCTGATAACTCTCAATCTGCCATTCAGGCTTTAGGTGACGGCGATACCCTTACTGATACAATTACTGTAACTTCAGATGATGGTACAACCAAGATATTACCATTACCATTACAGGTACTAATGATGATCCTACCATTGTGGCGACACAACTGGTGGCGTAACTGA
- a CDS encoding VCBS domain-containing protein → MVYSADNSQSAIQALGDGDTLTDTITVTSDDGTTQDITITITGTNDDPTIGGDTTVRNEDAAATLTTSGTLTISDTDTGEAVFNAETISGTYGDLTIEADGD, encoded by the coding sequence CTGGTCTATTCTGCTGATAACTCTCAATCTGCCATTCAGGCTTTAGGTGACGGTGATACCCTTACTGATACAATTACGGTAACTTCAGATGATGGTACAACCCAAGATATTACCATTACCATTACAGGTACTAATGATGATCCTACCATTGGTGGCGACACAACTGTGCGTAACGAAGATGCAGCAGCTACTTTAACCACTTCTGGTACATTAACGATTTCTGATACCGATACAGGTGAAGCTGTCTTTAATGCTGAAACCATCTCTGGTACTTATGGTGACTTAACCATCGAAGCGGATGGTGACTGA
- a CDS encoding VCBS domain-containing protein gives MCIQALGDGDTLTDTITVTSDDGTTQDITITITGTNDDPTIGGDTSGS, from the coding sequence ATCTGCATTCAGGCTTTAGGTGACGGTGATACCCTTACTGATACAATTACTGTAACTTCAGATGATGGTACAACCCAAGATATTACCATTACCATTACAGGTACTAATGATGACCCTACCATTGGTGGCGATACGTCAGGCTCGTGA
- a CDS encoding VCBS domain-containing protein — MTITITGTNDDPTIGGDTSGSVTEDAAATLTTSGTLTISDTDTGEASLMLKPSLVLMVT, encoded by the coding sequence ATTACCATTACCATTACAGGTACTAATGATGATCCTACCATTGGTGGTGATACCTCAGGCTCTGTGACTGAAGATGCAGCGGCTACTTTAACCACTTCTGGTACATTAACGATTTCTGATACCGATACAGGTGAAGCGTCTTTAATGCTGAAACCATCTCTGGTACTTATGGTGACTTAA